From the Oceanicaulis alexandrii DSM 11625 genome, one window contains:
- the fliM gene encoding flagellar motor switch protein FliM — protein MVDGDGETFLPAQQSSGPERILNQEEIDSLLGFSVSDDDANERSGIRAIINSALVSYERLPMLEIVFDRLVRLMTTSLRNFTSDNVEVSLDNISSIRFGDYLNSIPLPAILAVFRAKQLDNYGLLTVDSNLIYSIVDVLLGGRRGTSAMRVEGRPYTTIERTLVQRMIEVVLADARQAFAPLTEVDFDLDRVETNPRFAAIARPANAAILVKLRIDMEDRGGRIELLLPYATLEPIRKMLLQQFMGEKFGRDNIWESHLATELWSTKMEVSAVLDEMQKPLGEVMNLKVGDTLMLDAGPDGLIELRCDDVPLTHGHMGRIGHNIGVRLDRPLSAMAKKSLMGFS, from the coding sequence ATGGTCGACGGGGATGGTGAAACCTTCCTGCCGGCCCAGCAGTCTTCCGGCCCTGAACGCATCCTCAATCAGGAAGAAATCGACTCCCTTCTCGGGTTCTCGGTGTCTGACGACGACGCCAATGAGCGCTCGGGCATTCGGGCGATCATCAATTCGGCGCTGGTGTCCTATGAACGCCTGCCGATGCTGGAGATCGTCTTTGACCGCCTGGTGCGGCTGATGACGACGAGCCTGCGTAACTTCACGTCCGACAACGTGGAAGTGAGTCTCGACAACATCTCGTCCATCCGCTTCGGCGATTATCTCAACTCGATCCCGCTTCCGGCGATCCTGGCGGTGTTCCGCGCCAAGCAGCTCGATAACTACGGTCTGCTGACGGTGGACTCCAACCTGATCTATTCGATCGTGGACGTTCTGCTGGGCGGTCGGCGCGGCACCTCGGCCATGCGCGTGGAAGGTCGGCCCTACACCACCATCGAACGCACGCTGGTCCAGCGGATGATCGAAGTGGTGCTGGCCGATGCCCGTCAGGCGTTCGCGCCGTTGACCGAGGTGGATTTCGATCTCGACCGGGTCGAGACCAACCCGCGCTTCGCCGCCATCGCCCGGCCTGCGAACGCGGCGATCCTCGTCAAGCTGCGCATCGACATGGAAGACCGCGGCGGGCGTATCGAGCTCTTGCTGCCGTACGCCACGCTCGAACCCATTCGTAAAATGCTGCTGCAGCAGTTCATGGGCGAGAAGTTCGGCCGCGACAATATCTGGGAAAGCCACCTGGCCACTGAACTGTGGTCCACCAAGATGGAGGTGAGCGCGGTCCTTGATGAGATGCAGAAGCCTTTGGGCGAAGTGATGAATCTCAAGGTCGGCGACACCTTGATGCTGGATGCGGGGCCAGACGGCCTGATCGAGCTGCGCTGTGATGATGTTCCGCTGACGCACGGTCATATGGGCCGAATCGGGCACAACATAGGGGTTCGCCTGGATCGCCCGCTGAGTGCGATGGCGAAGAAAAGTTTGATGGGGTTCTCATGA
- a CDS encoding rod-binding protein, translating to MDGLLDAQMQNALLAARGPASTSRSTAGQTPDQIRKTAEDFEAVFLSQMMEQMLGETTESSFGGGPGENAFKSMLNEEYAKVMAKAGGIGLADSVMREMLAMQEQGGA from the coding sequence ATGGACGGATTGCTTGACGCCCAGATGCAGAACGCGCTGCTCGCAGCGCGCGGCCCTGCGTCCACATCCCGTTCGACCGCCGGCCAGACGCCAGACCAGATCCGCAAGACGGCGGAAGACTTCGAAGCGGTCTTCCTGTCCCAGATGATGGAGCAGATGCTGGGCGAGACCACCGAGTCGAGCTTTGGCGGCGGTCCGGGCGAGAACGCCTTCAAATCCATGCTCAATGAAGAATACGCCAAGGTGATGGCCAAGGCGGGCGGCATCGGTCTGGCCGATTCCGTCATGCGCGAAATGCTGGCCATGCAAGAACAAGGAGGCGCGTGA
- a CDS encoding flagellar assembly protein FliX: MKVNSSRPVQGASGAKRKGEASKASGFSPEGAASSNVSVSASALSGASAIGSVDALLALQGAGDALTAKRQATERAFSLLDILDDLKLALLDGVLPRDTLVKLMETLQTRRDATHDPRLEAALDEVEIRAAVELAKLSA; this comes from the coding sequence ATGAAGGTCAATTCATCCCGGCCCGTACAAGGGGCGTCTGGCGCCAAGCGCAAAGGTGAAGCGTCAAAAGCTTCAGGTTTTTCGCCCGAGGGCGCTGCGTCATCAAACGTGTCAGTCTCCGCGTCAGCGCTGAGCGGTGCGTCTGCGATTGGATCTGTTGACGCCTTGCTGGCGCTCCAGGGGGCGGGCGACGCCCTGACCGCCAAGCGCCAGGCGACCGAGCGGGCCTTCTCACTTCTTGACATCCTCGACGATCTGAAACTGGCGCTTCTGGATGGCGTCCTGCCGCGAGATACGCTGGTCAAGCTCATGGAGACGCTGCAAACCCGACGCGACGCCACCCATGATCCGCGTCTGGAAGCTGCGCTGGATGAGGTGGAAATTCGCGCCGCCGTCGAATTGGCCAAGTTAAGCGCCTGA
- the dksA gene encoding RNA polymerase-binding protein DksA, whose product MDSSIELPTGYRPSESEPFMNERQKEYFRRKLLAWKDEILRESRSTLSNLQEDIGALPDIADRASTETDRALELRARDRQRKLISKIEAAIRRIEEDEYGYCEETGEPISLARLDARPVATLSLEAQERHERSERVHRDN is encoded by the coding sequence ATGGATTCAAGCATCGAGCTGCCGACGGGGTACCGTCCCAGCGAGTCCGAACCCTTCATGAATGAACGCCAGAAAGAATATTTCCGGCGGAAGTTGTTGGCTTGGAAGGATGAAATCCTTCGTGAGAGTCGTTCAACTCTATCTAATCTTCAAGAAGATATCGGCGCGCTGCCGGATATTGCAGATCGGGCGTCGACGGAAACCGACCGTGCGCTGGAGCTGCGGGCGCGAGATCGCCAACGCAAGCTGATCTCCAAGATAGAAGCTGCGATTCGCCGGATCGAAGAAGACGAGTACGGATATTGCGAGGAAACGGGCGAGCCGATCTCTCTGGCGCGTCTGGATGCACGTCCGGTGGCGACGCTCAGCCTGGAAGCCCAGGAACGCCATGAGCGCTCCGAGCGCGTGCACCGCGATAATTAA
- the flgG gene encoding flagellar basal-body rod protein FlgG → MRALSTAATGMEAQSLAVEVISHNLANMNTIAFKRQRAEFEDLLYQTVSQPGANSSDAGTIVPTGVQVGLGVNAGSVYRIAEQGGLSETGNSYDVAISGSGYFRVQMPDGNDAYTRAGNFSLSPNGEIVTADGYSVMPGIVVPAEARQVVINTQGQVQILLNGQPAPQVVGQLELATFPNEAGLEQIGDNLLLESAASGAPNLGAPTDPGFGQVRQGFVEVSNVDAVTEITSLIQAQRAYEMNARVITAADEMLATSSNLR, encoded by the coding sequence ATGCGCGCATTGTCCACCGCCGCCACCGGGATGGAAGCCCAGTCACTGGCCGTCGAGGTGATCTCTCACAACCTGGCCAACATGAACACGATCGCGTTCAAGCGTCAGCGCGCCGAGTTCGAAGACCTGCTCTACCAGACCGTCTCACAGCCCGGCGCCAACTCCTCGGACGCCGGCACCATCGTGCCGACGGGCGTTCAGGTGGGCCTGGGCGTCAACGCAGGGTCGGTCTATCGCATCGCCGAACAAGGCGGCCTGAGTGAAACCGGAAACAGCTATGATGTCGCGATCTCCGGATCCGGTTATTTTCGCGTCCAGATGCCTGACGGCAATGACGCCTACACCCGCGCCGGCAATTTCTCCCTGAGCCCCAACGGCGAGATCGTCACTGCGGACGGTTACTCGGTCATGCCGGGCATCGTGGTCCCCGCCGAGGCACGACAGGTGGTGATCAACACCCAAGGCCAGGTGCAGATCCTTCTGAACGGCCAGCCCGCCCCGCAAGTGGTGGGTCAGCTTGAGCTTGCGACCTTCCCCAATGAAGCCGGCCTTGAGCAGATCGGCGACAATCTGCTGCTGGAAAGCGCCGCGTCTGGCGCGCCCAATCTCGGCGCTCCAACCGATCCCGGTTTCGGTCAGGTGCGCCAGGGCTTTGTGGAAGTGTCCAATGTGGACGCCGTCACCGAGATCACGTCTCTCATCCAGGCCCAGCGCGCCTATGAGATGAACGCCCGGGTCATCACGGCCGCGGACGAGATGCTCGCAACCTCCTCCAATCTGCGCTGA
- the flgA gene encoding flagellar basal body P-ring formation chaperone FlgA: MLRTLTLILALSTGAAAAQEVSTSVVLKERLVSADAVITLSDLFDITGEAGDVQLARAPAPGRAISLDPDFVRNAAAREGFHWANAGGVLRVTVEREARTVSASDISDLVQEALYVETGHAYAVNLSNMRQDLFAPADALGGPELISFDHDASSNLFRAQIAAYPGGEPLTVAGRAQRVTNVPVLNRTIARGETITAADVDWVRLPESQVRGEILLAEADLVGMSAKRALSPERPLRSFDVEPPILVARGELVSLVYQVGPLMLSAQARALENGGEGQFIRFLNLQSNRTVEAWVEAPGRASVLGGRSAARPSES; encoded by the coding sequence ATGCTTCGCACCCTCACTCTTATTCTGGCGCTCTCGACGGGCGCAGCGGCGGCGCAGGAGGTCAGCACGTCCGTGGTGCTCAAGGAGCGCCTGGTCAGCGCCGACGCCGTCATCACCCTGTCCGACCTGTTCGACATCACAGGCGAGGCGGGCGATGTCCAGCTCGCTCGCGCCCCGGCGCCGGGACGAGCGATTTCGCTGGACCCCGACTTTGTCCGTAACGCAGCGGCGCGCGAGGGTTTCCACTGGGCGAACGCCGGCGGCGTTTTGCGCGTCACCGTCGAGCGTGAAGCCCGCACGGTCAGCGCGTCCGATATTTCCGATCTGGTTCAGGAAGCGCTCTATGTGGAGACGGGCCACGCCTATGCGGTCAACCTCTCCAATATGCGCCAGGATCTGTTCGCGCCGGCTGACGCGCTGGGCGGGCCGGAACTGATCAGCTTTGATCATGACGCCAGCTCAAACCTGTTCCGCGCCCAGATCGCGGCGTATCCGGGCGGCGAGCCTCTCACCGTGGCGGGTCGGGCGCAACGGGTGACCAATGTGCCGGTGCTCAACCGCACCATTGCGCGCGGCGAGACCATCACCGCCGCAGATGTGGACTGGGTCCGCCTGCCTGAAAGTCAGGTGCGCGGTGAAATCCTGCTGGCTGAAGCCGATCTTGTCGGTATGTCCGCCAAGCGCGCCCTCAGCCCTGAGCGCCCCTTGCGCAGTTTTGACGTGGAGCCGCCCATTCTGGTGGCGCGCGGCGAGCTGGTGTCCCTGGTCTATCAGGTCGGGCCGCTGATGCTGAGCGCCCAGGCCCGCGCCCTGGAAAACGGCGGCGAAGGCCAGTTCATCCGTTTTCTGAACCTGCAATCAAACCGCACGGTCGAAGCCTGGGTGGAAGCCCCTGGCCGCGCCAGTGTCCTTGGCGGCCGCAGCGCCGCACGCCCCAGCGAGTCCTGA
- a CDS encoding flagellar basal body-associated FliL family protein has translation MAEDTEDETREESAEGEEGEEEAKKGGLKKMILFIGLPVILVILAGVAGALFFLGGGDEEVVAEGEHGEEHGEASADGHGAAATEEHLAELFRFEEPLIVDMSGPDNRSVLLEVQIALAYSDHDVAELLAREDVQILLRDEYVDFFRALRVEDIDGSTGSHRIRMELIRRTNLVLAPKTVDGVLLPSFVMQQ, from the coding sequence ATGGCTGAAGACACCGAAGACGAAACGCGCGAAGAGAGCGCCGAAGGTGAAGAGGGCGAAGAGGAAGCCAAGAAGGGCGGCCTCAAGAAGATGATCCTTTTCATCGGCTTGCCTGTGATCCTCGTCATTCTGGCCGGGGTGGCGGGCGCCTTGTTTTTCCTGGGCGGCGGTGACGAAGAGGTCGTCGCCGAGGGCGAGCACGGCGAGGAGCACGGCGAAGCGTCTGCGGACGGTCATGGCGCCGCCGCGACCGAGGAGCACCTCGCGGAGCTGTTTCGCTTTGAAGAGCCGCTGATCGTGGACATGTCCGGCCCGGACAACCGTTCGGTGCTTTTGGAAGTGCAGATCGCGCTCGCCTATTCCGACCATGATGTGGCCGAGCTTCTGGCGCGAGAAGACGTTCAGATCCTGTTGCGCGACGAATATGTGGATTTCTTTCGCGCTTTACGGGTCGAAGACATTGACGGTTCGACCGGATCACACCGCATTCGGATGGAGTTGATCCGCCGCACCAATCTGGTGCTGGCCCCCAAGACTGTGGACGGCGTGCTGCTGCCCAGTTTCGTGATGCAGCAATAG
- a CDS encoding flagellar basal body P-ring protein FlgI → MTRLLIACLTLFCLAAPLAEANPRIKDIADVEGVRDNQLVGYGLVVGLDGTGDTLRNAVFTRQALNSMLERFNINVREADLRTGNVAAVIVTAELPPFSMQGSRVDVTVSALGDSDSLQGGVLIATPLMAANGDVYAVAQGSLAVGGFAAEGDGASITRGVPTNGRIANGGVIERELDWDLAGQAQIRLALRNPDFTTARRMAQTINAFLGAEAAAAQNPSTVSLTRPLYFEGDMVALIAEVEQLRVETDMRARVVIDESTGTIVMGEDVRVSTVAIAQGGLTITVTESPQVSQALPFADGGETVEVPRTNVSVEEELREMGVLNGTVSLRELVDGLNALGVSPRDMITILQSIKAAGALQAEIEVL, encoded by the coding sequence ATGACCCGCCTGTTAATCGCTTGCCTCACGCTTTTTTGCCTCGCAGCGCCGCTGGCCGAGGCCAATCCGCGAATCAAGGACATCGCGGATGTGGAAGGCGTTCGCGACAACCAGCTGGTGGGCTACGGCCTGGTGGTGGGTCTGGACGGCACCGGCGATACGCTGCGCAATGCGGTGTTCACCCGGCAGGCCCTCAACTCCATGCTGGAACGCTTCAACATCAATGTGCGTGAAGCCGATCTGCGTACCGGCAATGTGGCTGCGGTGATCGTCACCGCCGAGCTGCCGCCCTTCTCCATGCAAGGCTCGCGCGTCGACGTCACGGTGTCCGCACTGGGCGATTCAGACAGCCTTCAGGGCGGCGTGCTGATCGCCACCCCGCTGATGGCCGCCAATGGCGATGTCTACGCCGTGGCGCAAGGTTCGCTGGCTGTGGGCGGGTTCGCCGCTGAAGGCGACGGGGCCTCGATCACCCGCGGCGTGCCGACCAATGGACGGATCGCCAATGGCGGCGTCATCGAGCGTGAACTGGACTGGGACCTGGCCGGTCAGGCGCAAATCCGCCTGGCGCTGCGCAATCCCGATTTCACCACCGCGCGCCGCATGGCCCAGACCATCAACGCGTTTCTGGGCGCTGAAGCCGCCGCCGCGCAGAACCCCTCCACCGTTTCCCTGACCCGGCCGCTTTATTTTGAAGGCGACATGGTCGCCCTGATCGCCGAAGTCGAACAATTACGCGTCGAAACCGATATGCGCGCCCGCGTGGTGATCGACGAATCCACCGGCACCATCGTGATGGGTGAAGATGTGCGCGTCTCCACCGTCGCTATCGCGCAAGGCGGACTGACCATCACCGTCACCGAGAGCCCGCAAGTCAGCCAGGCTCTGCCGTTCGCGGATGGTGGTGAAACGGTGGAAGTCCCGCGCACCAATGTCAGCGTGGAAGAGGAATTGCGCGAAATGGGCGTGCTCAACGGCACGGTCAGCCTGCGCGAGCTCGTGGATGGTCTGAACGCCCTGGGCGTCAGCCCGCGCGACATGATCACCATCCTGCAAAGCATCAAGGCGGCCGGCGCGCTGCAAGCTGAAATCGAGGTGCTGTAA
- the flgF gene encoding flagellar basal-body rod protein FlgF, whose product MDNTMLIGLTRQLTLRRQMDVVANNIANANTQGFKAERMMLEPDTSYRARHQDGPNRAQFVDEWAMGRDFSQGSLTNTGRPLDLALQGDGFFMVEMDGVERFTRDGAFTLNPLGELVASDGAQVLDAGGAPIVLDPTAGQIVIGETGEITQNGQIIAQVGVAQFADPGLLTKTGDNRYAAPEDAERVIEELPQIKQGFLESSNVRPMLEITTMMEVSRAYASVTRMIKDTDELSRKAIDRLGRP is encoded by the coding sequence ATGGACAACACCATGCTGATCGGACTGACCCGCCAGCTGACCTTGCGTCGGCAGATGGATGTGGTCGCCAACAATATCGCCAACGCCAACACCCAGGGCTTCAAGGCCGAGCGCATGATGCTCGAGCCCGACACCTCGTATCGCGCCCGCCATCAAGACGGCCCCAACCGCGCCCAGTTCGTCGATGAATGGGCGATGGGCCGGGATTTCTCTCAGGGCTCGCTCACCAATACGGGTCGCCCGCTGGATCTGGCCTTGCAGGGCGACGGCTTCTTCATGGTGGAGATGGACGGCGTCGAGCGCTTCACCCGTGACGGCGCTTTCACCCTGAATCCTCTGGGCGAGCTGGTCGCCAGCGACGGCGCGCAAGTGCTGGACGCCGGCGGCGCACCGATCGTGCTGGACCCGACCGCCGGCCAGATCGTTATCGGCGAGACGGGCGAGATTACTCAAAACGGTCAGATCATCGCGCAAGTGGGCGTCGCCCAGTTCGCCGATCCGGGCCTGCTGACCAAGACCGGCGACAATCGCTACGCCGCGCCTGAAGACGCCGAGCGCGTGATCGAGGAGCTGCCGCAGATCAAGCAGGGGTTCCTGGAAAGCTCGAACGTGCGGCCCATGCTTGAAATCACCACCATGATGGAAGTGAGCCGCGCCTATGCGTCGGTCACCCGCATGATCAAAGACACCGACGAACTCAGCCGCAAGGCCATTGACCGCCTTGGTCGCCCATAA
- a CDS encoding DUF6468 domain-containing protein: MTLAGLAFEVLVCILLAMAVVMCWRVDRRLRALRNGQDGLVGTISALNDAVERARATLGALDRASRDGGESLRKETERAQKLADELRFLSGEADMSAQRLTQRPRRESPRAEDEDPEATRSRRRLNALKALR, from the coding sequence ATGACGCTCGCCGGTCTCGCTTTCGAAGTTCTTGTCTGCATCCTTTTGGCCATGGCGGTCGTCATGTGCTGGCGCGTGGATCGCCGCTTGCGCGCTCTGCGCAACGGGCAGGATGGCCTTGTGGGGACGATCTCCGCCCTGAATGACGCGGTTGAGCGCGCTCGCGCCACCCTTGGGGCGCTTGATCGTGCGAGCCGCGATGGCGGAGAAAGCCTGCGCAAGGAGACCGAGCGCGCGCAGAAGCTGGCGGATGAACTGCGCTTTCTGTCCGGGGAAGCCGATATGAGCGCCCAGCGTCTGACCCAGCGTCCCCGGCGCGAGTCGCCGCGCGCTGAGGATGAAGATCCCGAAGCCACGCGCTCACGCCGTCGCCTGAATGCGCTGAAGGCGCTTCGCTGA
- the flgH gene encoding flagellar basal body L-ring protein FlgH, which yields MMSKRFLMCSAVILGALSLTACATTDRLSYVGQTPPMNDINNAAALTGQAGANGPTAGQAEAARLARARAIAEARAQSANPNSLWRSTNSTTFFGDPRAAHVGDILTVSIDIADSATVSNQTTRSRTTSEDSNLTNFFGGEAALNQFFNDAVNPASLASFGSASSTQGAGNINRSESISMTAAAIVVDVLWNGNLVIHGRQEVRINNEVRELLISGIVRPQDIAADNTIDHEQIAEARISYGGRGHITEMQRPPVGQELYNLLWPF from the coding sequence ATGATGTCCAAACGCTTTTTGATGTGTAGCGCCGTTATTCTGGGCGCCCTGTCTCTGACCGCCTGCGCGACCACAGACCGCTTGTCTTATGTGGGGCAAACCCCGCCCATGAACGATATCAATAACGCTGCAGCGCTGACCGGCCAGGCGGGCGCCAACGGCCCGACGGCGGGTCAGGCGGAAGCGGCGCGACTGGCCCGCGCCCGCGCCATCGCCGAGGCGCGGGCCCAGTCCGCCAATCCCAACTCGCTATGGCGCTCAACCAACTCCACCACCTTCTTCGGCGATCCGCGCGCCGCGCATGTGGGCGATATCCTGACGGTGAGCATCGACATCGCCGACAGCGCGACCGTCTCTAATCAGACCACGCGCTCGCGCACCACGTCTGAAGACTCAAACCTGACCAACTTCTTTGGCGGGGAAGCCGCGCTCAACCAGTTCTTCAATGACGCGGTCAATCCCGCCAGCCTCGCCAGCTTCGGGTCCGCCTCATCCACCCAGGGCGCAGGCAACATCAATCGCTCTGAAAGCATTTCGATGACCGCCGCCGCGATCGTGGTGGACGTGTTGTGGAACGGCAATCTGGTGATCCATGGCCGTCAGGAAGTGCGCATCAACAACGAAGTGCGCGAGCTGCTGATTTCCGGCATTGTCCGCCCTCAGGACATCGCGGCGGACAATACGATCGATCATGAACAGATCGCCGAAGCGCGCATCTCCTATGGCGGTCGCGGCCATATCACCGAAATGCAGCGCCCGCCCGTGGGTCAGGAGCTTTATAATCTCCTCTGGCCGTTCTAG
- a CDS encoding MotE family protein: MKSVRPLMLLTVVLGGLLGLKSLSLVDEVSTLFVERAEAAAAPPADDGHGDEGGDEPAEEVDEGPAPPAAPPPSAAPAPRAAPTTAQLGLERRLAERRRTLDQREAELDTREQLLSVAELRVDDRVTELEALRDEVRGLLGMLDDRRQEQVDAIVAVYSQLEPDAAARILTSMRETDETTLLLVAEQLQTTNARKFASVMAEMEPGFAAELTFMLRMRAEPPETTAEAEARLEAAAG, translated from the coding sequence ATGAAATCCGTTCGTCCTCTCATGCTGCTGACCGTCGTGCTAGGCGGGTTGCTGGGCTTGAAGTCCTTGTCCCTCGTGGATGAGGTCTCCACCCTGTTTGTCGAACGCGCCGAGGCGGCGGCTGCGCCGCCAGCCGATGACGGGCATGGCGATGAGGGCGGAGACGAGCCTGCAGAAGAAGTGGATGAAGGTCCTGCGCCGCCCGCCGCGCCGCCCCCTTCCGCCGCGCCTGCGCCGCGTGCGGCGCCCACCACGGCCCAGCTGGGTCTGGAGCGTCGTCTGGCCGAACGCCGGCGGACGCTGGATCAGCGCGAAGCCGAGCTTGATACGCGCGAGCAGCTGCTGTCTGTGGCGGAGCTGCGCGTGGATGACCGGGTGACCGAGCTTGAGGCCCTGCGCGATGAAGTGCGCGGCCTGCTGGGCATGCTCGACGACCGCCGGCAAGAGCAAGTGGACGCCATTGTCGCTGTCTATTCCCAGCTCGAGCCTGATGCGGCGGCCCGCATTCTGACGTCCATGCGCGAGACCGACGAGACGACGCTGCTTCTGGTCGCAGAACAGCTGCAAACCACCAATGCGCGTAAATTCGCCAGCGTCATGGCGGAGATGGAGCCCGGCTTCGCCGCCGAGCTGACCTTTATGCTGCGCATGCGCGCTGAACCGCCTGAAACCACCGCGGAAGCGGAGGCCCGCCTTGAAGCAGCGGCAGGATAA